The following is a genomic window from Equus asinus isolate D_3611 breed Donkey chromosome 3, EquAss-T2T_v2, whole genome shotgun sequence.
GTGCAGGTGGGGAGACAACACCAGTTTGTCGGGATCATGTCTCTGTGGCATGTCAGGTTCAGGCGGTGGGGTGAGGGGAAGACTCGTTATCAGAAATGCCTGTTGACCCTGGGAAATGGGCTTGGGAGCTTTGTACGTTCACTGTGTGTCCTGGCTCTgtatttgaaagagatttatagTATTTTGGTTAAATCTATCTTTCTTTAGATTGAATGAAGAGTGAGCCTAGAAACTCTCTGGGCGCATCTTCAAGTAGAAATGATTGCGGTTTCTGATTTTGTCCTTCACAGACTGAAATAGCTATTATTGGAATAATTTGGTATGCTTATGTGTGCCTAATCTATAGTAAGTACTCAGTTGATTTTAACTTCTATTATTAGCATGTAGGACAAGTAATACAAATCCAGTCAAATTATTGGCATTCCTGGAAAGAAAGCAGGATAGGTGGACAGAAGCAATAATGATACACCTAACTGAGAACATCATCtgttgagtttaaaaaaaaatcttccctgtTCAGATGGAAAACGTTCCTCATGAATCAGGCAAACTTAAGTAAAAGAATCCGCAAATTAGAAAGGTCTGGTCAAATATTTGAATTACAAAGAGAggcttccttttatttgttttcctttctgtttttttaagacCTCTAAGTGAATTGAAAGTTAATAATTTATATTCAGCTTTATCAGGATAAGGCttagtttattttctctgtctatacctctgttacttatttttttcttccgtTTTTTGGTACattcactatgtgccagacctTCTGGCTTTTCCAGTGTATTTGCACTTAAATTTAGAATCTTCCTCATCAGTCATAGATAATGATTAATATGGCTTACCGACTGAAGTAGGgataaaatattttgggatttttttcatctattttactGCCCActtcaacattattttttttcagtcacCTTTTTCCAACCAAAGCATTCTATTCTCTTATCAGAAGTTATGCAAAAATGACAATAGCTTGCATCACCAGGAAAGAATATGTATTAATGGAGATaattattccttttaaaatttaactatTATTTGATTAAGGGAAGAGCTTCAGCCAGTGTCATGGAAAAAATGGTATTTCACCATTCCGGTTTTCTAAATGTAGTTTAGTGACGTTTCCATCTCCTAGATCTGGAGAAGTAGAAGGAGAGTGGAGACTAATTAGAGCCAAAATAGTGGAAGAATGTTGGGTGTGTGTAGTTGttggtttccttccttctggttGGGGATTCCATCTCAATTTTGTGTATCCTCTAAGTTATAttatgagacagaaaaaaatgttaataattgatCTGACATAGTATATCAAGTACAAAtctgtggaaaatagtattttCGTTCCAAATTTGAATCTGGACTTTACGTATTTTCCCCCACAGGTGTTTCATGCAATCGGCTTGGTCAGCATTCCTGTCTCCGTTGTAAGGTATACttgtgaattttctatttttagattttgtttttcatcccCATACTCCTCTGCCTGCCCTTGGATTATTTATAGCTATAATTGATCTACCAGGGTCCTGAAACATTAGGtagtttaattcttttattttagagATTGTGTAATTGAATTGAGAAAGCCAAAGTGGCTTTCCAAAGGTCATCCAGTTGGCTTGTCTTAGAGTTGACATTAGTGCACGTGTCTTCTGAATCTCAGCTCAGTGTTTTTACACCTCACTTTTATGGAGAACATTCTGACCAAAATGGTGGAGATATAGTTTACCTAACGTCAAAATGCACTTGCTTAGGAGAGTTTGAGTGAAATGAAGATTTTCATAATGTTCTATTTCCTTAGACCTTGTTTGCTGCATTTCTGTTTGTCAGAGATCACTAAACAGATGCAGCTGACTCACTTCCTCTCAGAGGCATTTCTCTGGTTCTTACATCTTAACCCTATCTCTtatttctctcccatctctgctcCAGTTTTACCAAATGGCTTTCAGGTCTTGTGTGTGCTGTTCGCTCTGCCTTAGATCCCTCTTGCATCCGTGCTTACCCTGCTGCAGCCCCCTTCTGCTTCAGATCTCAGCTAAGACTTCCTGTCTCCCGGGCACCCTCTCCTGAATCCCACATCTGCTTTAGCGCGCCTCCTCTGCACTTCCCTTCCAATGCATAGTGTCTTGTAATGGCGTCTGCCCTTGTCTGTGTCCCCATTCAGACTGTATACTCCGTGAAGGTAGATAGGCTGGTCACCATTATGTTGTCAGGGGCTTTGTGAATACTCATATATTTAGGAATGAATAAGTGTGTCTCCGTGTCGTACCCTGTGTGTAGTTTCTGCCTTGTGATAGGTCATAGTTCAGAGGAGTCCTTGCAAAGACTCCTTCCTTTAAGACATTCAAGTCAGGAGTGTGGCCAGTCCCAAAAAACTCTTAATTTCTTCCCTAACAAaacttttatctttaaatttcctTGAAATATGGAATGatgtctttgtatattttttgaattattgatttgtttacttatttttacttctcCTCTGTAGGCTTGTTTCTGTGATGATCATACAAGGAGCAAGGTgtttaagcaagaaaaaggaaaacagcctCCCTGCCCAAAATGTGGACATGAAACTCAGGAAACTAAGGATCTTAGCATGTCAAGTAAGGCTCTTCTTAAAATACCACTGGAGTGACTTTGTTTTCGTGCTTAGACGggatttctctctgtttttcactttctatttttgtttttgcctctTCCTCCTATTTGAAAAGATTCATGCATTCTCTTAAGCAAGTGGAATTTTACAGCCTTTGAAAATTTGTGGGTAAAATTTCTCAATTTAAGTTAGGAAATATACCATCATTCATTTTGATATTTGGCATTTGCTTCAGTTAATGACATAGTGAGTACTGAAATTTAAGACCGAAAAgagtgatttttctgtttttgctgaggcttcctttttaaataattgagtAGTTATAAATCCTTAATATTCAAGTGCTAGTAGTCTTCAGTACTCAGAAGCTGGAGTTCAATCTGAAGCCATTCCTAGGTGTGTGGTATTTGCGCAGCTATGCTTATTATGTGATACATCACTACTATAGGAAGTTGTTTTGTGGCTTTTACAGAAGTTTTCTATGAAGGAATAAGACTACTACAAGCACGCTTATAGTAATGCAGTCACGATTTTGTTAGAGAATTTGATTCTTTACCAAACATATCAGAAGGGAACCATAATTCTCAATGATTGACAGTACTTTGTTTAATCAAAGATATAGCTGTACAATGGGGTGAGACTGAtgattttgctaattttttgcACTGAACTTTGTGTTGCTACTAAGGCAGAAGAAATGAATGGCTTTGTCTTCTAGGACATCTGAATTATAAAACAGCTCTCAGGAAAAATGTAATGACATATGAAATCAACTGTTCTCTGATTTGAAAATAAGCATTTAATTGATCAATCAAACGAAGGGCATTTGAGTTTTTAACATGCCTTATTTAACTTATGTTCGGAGAGTACTGTGGTTCTTACTttgttttccagctttttctcggtttaataaaataacactgtcatctttattatttgttatatatGGTGTGTATGTAGACCCCACTCTGAGGAGGACAGAACTGATTGTTGTTTTTAAGGTCTCCTGTGTTTCCAGTTAAATATTAAGTGGGGAAATTAGGAAAATGTGGCTTACTTTTTCATTTGGGAGTAAGAAGCAGCCGATCAAgtgtatgtaattttaaatattgtagAGGAGAGTGAGGGTGTAGAGAAGTGGAACTGACGAGTGCTGTGTACATGTCTGTCTTTTTTAGCGCGCTCCCTGAAATTTGGTAGGCAGACCGGAGGTGAAGAGGGAGATGGAGCTTCTGGGTATGATGCCTATTGGAAGAACCTTTCCTCTGAGAAGTATGGTGATAACAGCTACCATGATGAGGAAGAGGATGAGTATGAAGCAGAGgatgatgaagaggaggaagatgaaggTGGAAAGGATTCAGATGCTGAGTCGTCAGATTTGTTCACTAATTTGAATTTAGGAAGGACCTATGCCAGTGGCTATGCTCACTATGAGGAGCAGGAGAGCTAGGAGAGCTGCTTGCCCCTGTGACCTTGTCTGAGAGGAGCAGGGATGTGTGTGCTTGatggagtgtgtgtgggtgtgcaaaAGTACTGTTACTTAGACTTGTGCAAAAGACTCGTCACACTTACTAGGGCATAGCATTTTTATAGGAATTGATAATCAGGCTTATAgcataagaaaaatgaatttcaaatgTAGGATGTTTGTTGATCCAAGCAATTGAAGCATCATGGATTAGATTTTTACTGATTTCAGTAATCTAGTAGGTTTTGCCAATTAGATACATATACAGGATAAAGGAATAGGATGGTAATATATTTGTTTGAATTAAAttgctgtttttattaaaaaaactgcTTATAAATTCATTCTGTCTGATTTTGTACAATGAATGGGTAAAAtgaattattgtatttttccttgTATGTCCACAGGATAAAAGTCAGATGGTATATGCTAAATTTTCATTAACTATTCATGTTATCTTAAGTAGTCATGATATGTATGTTTTAGCAATTGACTCATTCCTTTCCTCACAATGTCTGTCCTGAACAGTATGTATTATTAATGCCTAATCTATAGACAAAGGTGACTACATAGCTGTTTTTCAGAGACACAGAAACAGCATTATTACACAGATGCTTTACCCAggaaatttcatttctcttgaataaatcTAGTATTTCACTTATATACTTTTGATGTTTAATttattgttctcatttcttttaaacttattttggAAAGCATtccaatattttaatataaattttgcttcatttttttgtCTAATATGCGAAATAGGTAGCAGAGATTAATAGTGTGGTGGACACAAAGTTATGCAGCCAGACCCCATCATTCATGGTAGGTGGGAAATGGACAGTTGCTGGCACAAGTTCCAGTTGTTACAACTTATGCTGGCAATGAATTGGATGGTGTGGTAGAAAGGAATGCATTATTGGACAGGCTGGCATTTGAGAAGTATGGAGAAAATTGGCGCTATGAGGATAACAGGGTTTGATGGCTATTGCCAAGCTGTTCTTATTCTATGGAAACATAATGAACAGCTGAGGGCAATAACAGGCAATGGAAAGCCAGGCATGAAAGCCAGAGGGCCTCTGGATGCATACGAGAAAGCTTTCGTCTCTTGCAGCAGGTGGGCTGAGAAAGCTGAGGATAAAGCCCAGGATAATAGTCTGAATAGATAAACTTCAAAGACAGTTGCCCATCAACGCGGGTCTATTATGAAAGGTCAAAGAACTGTTTGGGAAAACCTGGGACACTGACAAATGAGATGGAGACAACTGAATGGATGCTGCTGAACACTGTTACTCCCCAGACTCCTGAACTTTCTGAGCCTGCTGCCATAGCCCAGTGCTCTTAAGCCCTCCCTGACACCACTCCCAAGCTCGGTGACAATGCAGAGGTCTCTCCCGAGGCAACATGTGCCCACTTCTGGAGTTGCCCTATCCCTAGGCCACTAGGCCTAGAATTAGGGTTAAGTAACTATATTTAGGGTTAAGCAAAACTCAGTTtaagagaagacagaagaaacagGCTATATCCCAAAGGAGCTGCAAGAATTGGCCAGTATATactgggaggagctggaggaggttGCTTGAGACAGGCATCTGAAGGTGTTGATCAAGGGTCAGAACGTGAGATTACGGGGGCGGTGTGATAGCAGCATCTGCATTGAGTCCTTGGGTTATAGGATAAGAGCTACCTGAAATTAACAAGATTTAACACCCTGGCTAGGATCCCGGGAGATGGTGTGAACTCACTACCAGGATGGCTTCTAGAAACGTGGAAAAAGCAATGGCCAATTCTGAGCAAAGTTCAAGTGCCAGTATTACTGTGGCAGATGGAAAGGATTAAAAGATTGAGGGAAGTGGATATGCTGGAACAGATAGATTATCTTTAGGTGGAAGATCCATCAGATGATTTTGTTCCATGGGAAGGCCCAGCGAACAAACCTCTTAACAAGGTCATGTAGACATATGCTGATAACAGGGCCGCAAGGGTCACTAAAAAGTTTAGTGATAATCCTAGGCTACTGCTGACCATAGAGACAAACTATTACATTATTTAGCTTGCTGAGGGCAATGGGTGATAAGACCCCGAAATAATAGTGGCCAAGTGGTAGTGCCTAATTGCCAAAAATCAGGGGGTCACAATTATCATAATGACAAGATGGGAGTGGTTAGCCAAGGGCGCCTGGCCTGCAGAGAGTTATGGAGAAGTTAACAGAATACAGCATCCTTAGGGGCAAAAGAAAATGGGCAGCCAATGAGTCCTACTCATTTTGTACCATTAGACAAAATCAAGGATGGGTAACATGGAGGCTGAAGGGTGGTCATCCCAATAAAAAGTTATGCACAGTCCTGCAAGTAGATGTTTGTTACCTCTTTTTTCTCTGGTGGAATGTGAGTGGAACCCAGGTGATTCACTTGGGTTTTCTGGGTGTTCCTTTGCCTACTTGTGGCCATAATGGACACGGCAAACCACCCAAGCCTGTGAAGGGCATGGTGCCTAGAGCCCTGGGGGATAAATGTCTGAGTCACGTGGCCAGGTAAGCAGCTGGGACAAGTAGAGGAGTAGCGGTCAGGTAGCTTAAGGGTCTGCCTCAGCTGCAGAGCTGCCTTGTCTGGATCAAGGCCTTCCCAGGGCAAAGCATGCACCTGGTGACCAAGTAACTGGTTTGGCTATTTTGGCTCACTGCTGCCCATCTATGACAAATAGCTATTAAGCTAATATCCCTGTACAGAATCTAGTAGCTGACACTTAATATCATGgggcaaatatattttcctccttttcatttgGTCATGGTTTGGCAAACTCTTTGCTGGAATATCATAATGATGTGTGTAAGGGTGACCTTCGTAAGTCACCTACAAACTTCTGCTTGTGCAGAATGCATTAGTCCATTTCAGAAAGTGAATAGACCGTATAGCATGCACACCCGTGTCTTACAGAATGACCCTGGTTACTTATTTGCCTAATGGGAACAATTCAAAGGACGAAACTTAATATATTAAATCTTTAATCATATTTTGTGTGATCAGACAGAGAGAGTACAATGATAAATTAGATATACTGAAGCATTATTAATAAGGAATCAGAGTTAaaacataatgtatataaaggcCAGAGTGTTTCTGATAATGAATCTTTGTGGAAAGTCAAAAGAATATGCAAACTGCAAATTGCTGATTTTCTCATACTACATTGAGAAGTCTAGCTGCAGGTCTGCCCAGACTCTCAGCTCTTTCTCTTCCACTCAGGGCATCTGCTGGGCTCCTCCTGGGTTCCCCTGCTGGGTGGTGTGACCTGCAAAATCTCTTAAGGCAGTAAGTTGGGCCAATTGTAAGGCtcctcttctttgtttctcatctctTAGGGATCACTATCCCTTTCATTATCTCACGTCTTGTGTCTTAAAactgttattttatatattttttctcctctctccccctttcttccAGGTAGGAGAGTAAATCTGGTCCCTTCTACTCCATTCTGCCTGAGCTGCAGTCACAATCTAGATATATTTTACTACATAGAAACTAGTCTTTTAGAGCTGACTCATCTTTGACATATTATTTTCCATCCGTGTTTATAAGGATTCTTTTAGTGTTTTTAACCCACCAGAGAAAATAGGGGTAACAAACATCTACTTGCAGGACTGTGCATAACTATTCCTAATTCTAAGTCAGTTATATTAGTAATCTGGCCTTAAAAAAATCTTGTCAGTGATTTTCCAtcagtaaaataagaataattcttATTACCAACTTTATACTTGGGTGATGTAAGTTTtagaaattgtatttatttgcagGTTTAACGAAAAGACATGTTTTTACTTGTCAGGAGAAATGGCAAATAGCAAtccttgatttattttaaaaaaatttaaaagttacattTCCATATTTAGAGAAGTCTGAAGGCTAACTTGATGAGAATCCTGGAGTTTTGATGGATGTCTTGGGGAgcattttattcttattaatttctatGCCCTAAAAAAGTTAAGCATCTTTGGCTCCATGGTGACTGAGAGGAAGGGATTAAGAGCAGCATTCTACAGATCCTTAGTTCCTTAGAGATTTACAAGTTAGGAAGAACCCTAAGTATCGCTTAGTTTAGTTCTCCACCCTATTCAGGAGTCTGCTGTAGATCACGAAGTTTATCCAAACTGTTTAAaaactgtgcttttttttttagaactgCATATAGTTGTGTCTATCTTCACAGGAAATGAACACTATTATTCAGAATAAGATTTGTTAACTTAATCATATGTACCTGAGGCTTAAATAGAAGGATCATGAGATCCTGACTCATGGATAGATTTTTAGATTTTTGGCGGCATTAAAAATCTGTCttagtgtggtaggcagaataatagcTTCCCAAAGATGTCCGTCTTAATCCCAGGAAACTGTGACGATGTTTCATTGCATTGCAAAGAGGAATTAAGGcagcagatggaattaagtttgCTAACCAGCTGATCTTAAAATAGGGAGGTTATTTTGGGTTATCTGGATGGGCCTAATTTAGTCACAAAGGTTCTTAAAcgtggaagagagaggcagaagaaaaggTCACAGTGATACGATATCAGAAGGACTTGAGTCTctcttgctggctttgaggatggaggaaAGAGACCATGAGCCAAGCAATATGGGCAGCCTCTGGAAGAtgcaaaaagcaaggaaatggtttgtcccctggagcctccagaaagaaacacAGCCCCATCAGCATCTTGATTGTAGCCCAGTGTGACCTGTCTTGGACTCCTAACCTAcagaactgcaagataataaatttgcattgctttaagccactaaatttgtggtaatttagcagcaataggaaacagACTGATTTAGCTCCGAAACCTTAAATGAGAGTGTTAACACTTTGGCGTGTTGCATGTGATGACAGGATCAAATGTTTTCACATAGAATAGttattatttccaaatgaaatttaAGTGCCTCAGAGTTTCCTGTAAAGTAATTGATAGCTAAACCATAAACTGGGTGAAGAAATAAATTCCTCCAAAAGAGGAAGTAGAGGGTGGAAAACACAAACTCTTCCACATGTTATCACATTGTCTGATAGTGTTCACATTAACGAAGAAATTGAAAACTGACTGATGAAGCTCTGTACTCTTTAGGATACTGTCACCAGGctgcaatgaaaacaaaagatgctAAATTATTGATACTGGCAGTCATCATGGTTGTTGTATTTGGTCTTTGGAGTTCTTTGTTCAATACTGCCTATGAGCTTTTTGTAGACCAATGAGGACTAAGTCATTAAGGAAATCTCAAAACAAACTCATTCTAAACACTGGAGAAGTAAGATTTCATCACAGTACAACTTCCTTGGGCTACGTGTACATGAAGAATTCCACACTTGAATTAATATAAGAAAAtgtacagagagagaagaaatgttcTGTGACTGTTTTTCATATCTGAGA
Proteins encoded in this region:
- the ZNF330 gene encoding zinc finger protein 330 isoform X3; this translates as MLQWNVTSVRDGRRIEHFAIFVILYRSYQFVHSVGAICDFCEAWVCHGRKCLSTHACACPLTDAECVECERGVWDHGGRIFSCSFCHNFLCEDDQFEHQASCQVLEAETFKCVSCNRLGQHSCLRCKACFCDDHTRSKVFKQEKGKQPPCPKCGHETQETKDLSMSTRSLKFGRQTGGEEGDGASGYDAYWKNLSSEKYGDNSYHDEEEDEYEAEDDEEEEDEGGKDSDAESSDLFTNLNLGRTYASGYAHYEEQES
- the ZNF330 gene encoding zinc finger protein 330 isoform X2: MPKKKTGARKKAENRREREKQLRASRSTIDLAKHPCNASMGAICDFCEAWVCHGRKCLSTHACACPLTDAECVECERGVWDHGGRIFSCSFCHNFLCEDDQFEHQASCQVLEAETFKCVSCNRLGQHSCLRCKACFCDDHTRSKVFKQEKGKQPPCPKCGHETQETKDLSMSTRSLKFGRQTGGEEGDGASGYDAYWKNLSSEKYGDNSYHDEEEDEYEAEDDEEEEDEGGKDSDAESSDLFTNLNLGRTYASGYAHYEEQES